In Streptomyces sp. NBC_00448, the following are encoded in one genomic region:
- a CDS encoding alpha/beta fold hydrolase codes for MRAWEDTAVEVAGGRLAVRRWPGRPGAGVVLAAHGISGNGLSWALVAEALGDVEVIAPDLRGRGHSRDVPGPYGMARHAEDLVAVLDRFGIGRAVLAGHSMGGFAACAAARRDPGRYSELVLVDGGLGVPVPEGADVDAMLHAVLGPAMARLDMEFADRAAYHRFWAGHPAFDRLGGPPLARYLERDLTGEEPHLRSACRAAAVREDGRDQLRNPEVFAAIHELTLPATLLWAERGLRDEPVGLYPPEVIASSGLAGEGVDVCFVPDENHYSLLLGESGARIVAGHLAEAAGRAA; via the coding sequence ATGCGGGCGTGGGAGGACACGGCTGTCGAGGTGGCGGGCGGGCGGCTGGCGGTACGGCGATGGCCGGGCCGGCCGGGCGCGGGCGTCGTGCTCGCCGCACACGGCATCTCCGGCAACGGGCTGTCCTGGGCGCTGGTCGCCGAGGCGCTCGGCGACGTGGAGGTGATCGCCCCCGACCTGCGCGGGCGCGGGCACAGCCGGGACGTGCCGGGCCCGTACGGCATGGCGCGGCACGCCGAGGACCTGGTGGCGGTGCTCGACCGCTTCGGGATCGGGCGGGCGGTGCTGGCCGGCCACTCGATGGGCGGGTTCGCCGCGTGCGCCGCGGCCCGCCGCGACCCGGGGCGCTACAGCGAACTGGTCCTCGTGGACGGCGGGTTGGGCGTCCCGGTGCCGGAGGGGGCGGACGTCGACGCGATGCTGCACGCGGTGCTCGGCCCGGCGATGGCCAGGCTGGACATGGAGTTCGCCGACCGGGCGGCCTACCACCGGTTCTGGGCCGGGCATCCGGCCTTCGACCGGCTCGGCGGGCCGCCGCTGGCCCGGTACCTGGAGCGCGACCTGACCGGCGAGGAGCCGCACCTGCGCTCGGCGTGCCGGGCGGCGGCGGTCCGGGAGGACGGCAGGGACCAACTACGCAACCCCGAGGTCTTCGCCGCGATCCACGAACTGACCCTCCCCGCCACCTTGTTGTGGGCCGAGCGCGGGTTGCGGGACGAGCCGGTGGGCCTGTACCCGCCGGAGGTGATCGCCTCCAGCGGGCTGGCCGGCGAGGGCGTGGACGTGTGTTTCGTGCCCGACGAGAACCACTACTCGCTGCTGCTGGGCGAGTCCGGGGCCCGGATCGTAGCCGGCCACCTCGCCGAGGCGGCCGGCCGCGCGGCGTAG
- a CDS encoding inorganic diphosphatase → MEFDVTVEIPQGSRNKYEMDHEKHRIRLDRTLFTATRYPADYGYIDGTLGRDGDPLDALVIVGEPTYPGCVINCRAVCVFRMSDERGPDEKVLCVPARDPRYAHLQDIGDVPRYDLLEITHFFEVYKDLEPGKSVEGSHWDGKDAAYAEIDASRERAAHARART, encoded by the coding sequence GTGGAATTCGATGTGACCGTGGAGATCCCGCAGGGTTCGCGGAACAAGTACGAGATGGACCACGAGAAGCACCGCATCCGGCTGGACCGGACGCTGTTCACCGCCACCCGCTATCCGGCCGACTACGGCTACATCGACGGAACGCTGGGCCGGGACGGCGACCCGCTGGACGCGCTCGTGATCGTCGGCGAGCCCACGTATCCGGGGTGCGTCATCAACTGCCGTGCGGTCTGCGTGTTCAGGATGAGCGACGAGAGGGGCCCGGACGAGAAGGTGCTGTGCGTGCCCGCCCGCGACCCGCGGTACGCGCACCTGCAGGACATCGGCGACGTACCGCGGTACGACCTGCTGGAGATCACCCACTTCTTCGAGGTCTACAAGGACCTCGAACCCGGCAAGTCCGTCGAGGGCTCGCACTGGGACGGCAAGGACGCGGCGTACGCCGAGATCGACGCGTCCCGCGAGCGCGCCGCCCACGCCCGGGCCCGGACCTGA
- a CDS encoding S53 family peptidase, which yields MGRVRRRERGTATAATGSGGRGAARAVAACLAVMAAGAVLGAPGTARAASTATVPGSVSPAVPAATLVGTAPAAQAMTVQVWLAPDLAGAEAFADAVATPGNAEYRHYLAPSAYTARFAPSAARAEAVASWLTAKGLKAVHVDGGRDYVSATGPVSAVQSAFRVRIGRYRAKDAAGGGTEFQSNDREVSVPAALAPDVLGVTGLGDGSAGGRGTAQSAPTVPTAPTVSNSPNSSKPATCSRSWAQHVHSFHPAYRGLTKASLPICGYSAAQLRAAYGATWTATGKGQTVALTEETPPTAMFQTLTDYAKSNRLPLPTRSQFRQVTAGSACASPTRARDAADGPAVDDEAEMDSEAVYAMAPGADQLMVVGQGCDEDQALLDAALAVLNGKGDRPQASLVSNSWQIPLGEVPAKTVHAIDVRAAAEGVGMYFASGDTTGLTVTDSDPYAVAVGGTTVGLGPAGNRVFETGWSDDYGYLDGGKWNDVGISGGGGGTSGVYRQPGYQKGVVPASMARVRVGKHTVTGRAVPDIAADADPDTGMLTGYIDTVSHGKPGRYHTMPNAGTSLACPLIAGLVADAQQGREPFGFINPLLYRLAGSRALHDVLPIRPSAPQQDRSAWIAADGAGTSPGIDVFDAQDPAQTQQVTAKGYDTMTGVGTPNGPAFLTALRHAPR from the coding sequence ATGGGACGAGTGCGCCGGCGTGAGCGGGGAACGGCAACGGCCGCGACCGGCAGCGGTGGTCGTGGCGCGGCGCGTGCCGTGGCCGCCTGCCTTGCCGTGATGGCCGCGGGCGCGGTGCTGGGGGCGCCCGGCACCGCACGCGCGGCGTCCACCGCCACGGTGCCGGGCTCGGTCTCCCCGGCGGTGCCCGCCGCGACTCTCGTCGGGACCGCGCCCGCCGCCCAGGCGATGACCGTCCAGGTGTGGCTGGCGCCTGACCTGGCGGGCGCCGAGGCGTTCGCGGACGCGGTCGCCACGCCGGGCAACGCCGAGTACCGGCACTACCTGGCGCCGAGCGCCTACACCGCGCGGTTCGCCCCCTCGGCCGCACGCGCCGAGGCGGTCGCGTCGTGGCTGACCGCCAAGGGGCTGAAGGCCGTTCACGTCGACGGCGGCCGTGACTACGTCTCGGCGACCGGGCCGGTGTCCGCGGTCCAGTCGGCGTTCCGGGTGCGGATCGGCCGGTACCGGGCGAAGGACGCGGCGGGCGGTGGCACGGAGTTCCAGTCCAACGACCGCGAGGTGTCGGTGCCGGCCGCGCTCGCGCCCGACGTGCTGGGCGTGACCGGGCTCGGCGACGGCTCCGCGGGAGGACGCGGCACCGCTCAGTCGGCCCCGACGGTTCCGACGGCTCCGACGGTATCGAACTCCCCGAACTCCTCGAAGCCGGCGACGTGTTCCCGCTCCTGGGCGCAGCACGTGCACAGCTTCCACCCGGCCTACCGGGGGCTGACCAAGGCGTCGCTCCCGATCTGCGGCTACTCCGCCGCCCAGTTGCGCGCGGCCTACGGGGCGACGTGGACGGCCACCGGGAAGGGCCAGACCGTCGCCCTCACCGAGGAGACACCGCCGACCGCGATGTTCCAGACGCTGACGGACTACGCGAAGAGCAACCGTCTGCCGCTGCCGACGCGCTCCCAGTTCAGGCAGGTCACCGCCGGCAGCGCCTGCGCGTCGCCGACCCGGGCGCGCGACGCGGCGGACGGGCCCGCCGTCGACGACGAGGCGGAGATGGACTCCGAGGCGGTCTACGCGATGGCGCCCGGCGCCGACCAGTTGATGGTCGTGGGCCAGGGCTGCGACGAGGACCAGGCGCTGCTCGACGCCGCGCTCGCGGTACTGAACGGGAAGGGCGACCGTCCGCAAGCCTCCCTCGTGTCCAACTCGTGGCAGATCCCGCTGGGAGAGGTGCCGGCGAAGACCGTGCACGCGATCGACGTACGGGCCGCCGCCGAGGGGGTCGGCATGTACTTCGCGTCCGGTGACACCACCGGCCTGACGGTCACCGACTCCGACCCGTACGCGGTCGCGGTCGGCGGCACCACCGTCGGCCTCGGGCCGGCCGGGAACCGGGTGTTCGAGACCGGCTGGTCCGACGACTACGGCTACCTGGACGGCGGCAAGTGGAACGACGTCGGCATCAGCGGCGGCGGCGGAGGCACCAGCGGTGTGTACCGGCAACCCGGCTACCAGAAGGGCGTCGTGCCCGCGTCGATGGCGCGGGTCCGCGTCGGCAAGCACACGGTCACCGGCCGGGCGGTGCCCGACATCGCGGCCGACGCCGACCCCGACACCGGCATGCTGACCGGCTACATCGACACGGTCAGCCACGGCAAGCCGGGGCGGTACCACACGATGCCGAACGCCGGCACCAGCCTGGCGTGCCCGCTGATCGCCGGGCTGGTCGCCGACGCGCAGCAGGGCCGCGAGCCCTTCGGCTTCATCAACCCGCTGCTCTACCGCCTGGCCGGCAGCCGCGCCCTCCACGACGTCCTGCCGATCCGCCCCTCGGCGCCGCAGCAGGACCGGAGCGCCTGGATCGCGGCCGACGGCGCCGGGACCAGCCCGGGCATCGACGTCTTCGACGCCCAGGACCCCGCCCAGACCCAGCAGGTCACCGCCAAGGGCTACGACACGATGACAGGCGTCGGCACCCCGAACGGCCCCGCCTTCCTCACCGCCCTGCGCCACGCCCCCCGCTGA
- a CDS encoding mannonate dehydratase: protein MRIALGHIDAYDDRIGTFARQLGLGSLQFHAPKDLPGTDGHWSTAELAALRGRCEEAGLRIEGLENVPAAHFFKIQRGLPGRDEQIEGFCRTLRNMAATGYDLLGYNWLPTYVWRTTMDAPGRGGAAVTGFDLDLAPAGNALAGYKLTPEEPITEPITAEQSWAHHQYFLDAVLPVAEAEGVRLALHPDDPPVDEPLGGATRIFTSPAALAEAWRRSGGSPAWGLDLCLGTVSEMAGQAAAEEIIRAMGPAGKIFYVHFRDVQGTVPRFAECFLGEGNLDVPGVFGLLDEVGFDGFVIDDHVPALVGDPGTWADTSADAYISRGRSYAIGYLQGVLDAVRR, encoded by the coding sequence ATGCGTATCGCTCTCGGGCACATAGACGCCTACGACGACCGGATCGGCACCTTCGCGCGCCAACTGGGCCTCGGCAGCCTCCAGTTCCACGCGCCGAAGGACCTGCCCGGCACCGACGGACATTGGAGCACGGCCGAACTCGCCGCCCTGCGCGGCCGCTGCGAGGAGGCGGGGCTGCGGATCGAGGGGCTGGAGAACGTGCCCGCCGCGCACTTCTTCAAGATCCAGCGCGGGCTGCCGGGCCGGGACGAGCAGATCGAGGGCTTCTGCCGGACCCTGCGCAACATGGCCGCGACCGGCTACGACCTGCTCGGCTACAACTGGCTGCCGACCTACGTGTGGCGCACCACGATGGACGCCCCCGGCCGCGGCGGCGCCGCCGTGACCGGCTTCGACCTCGACCTGGCCCCGGCCGGCAACGCCCTGGCCGGCTACAAGCTCACCCCCGAGGAGCCGATCACCGAGCCGATCACCGCCGAGCAGTCCTGGGCCCACCACCAGTACTTCCTGGACGCGGTCCTGCCGGTCGCCGAGGCCGAGGGCGTACGGCTCGCCCTGCACCCCGACGACCCGCCGGTCGACGAGCCGCTGGGCGGCGCGACCCGCATCTTCACCTCGCCCGCGGCGCTCGCCGAGGCGTGGCGGCGCAGCGGCGGCAGCCCCGCCTGGGGGCTGGACTTGTGTCTGGGCACCGTCTCGGAGATGGCCGGCCAGGCGGCCGCGGAGGAGATCATCCGCGCGATGGGCCCGGCCGGCAAGATCTTCTACGTCCACTTCCGGGATGTGCAGGGCACCGTCCCCCGCTTCGCCGAGTGCTTCCTCGGCGAGGGCAATCTGGACGTGCCCGGGGTCTTCGGCCTGCTGGACGAGGTCGGCTTCGACGGGTTCGTGATCGACGACCACGTCCCCGCCCTGGTCGGCGACCCCGGCACCTGGGCGGACACCTCCGCGGACGCGTACATCAGCCGCGGCCGGTCGTACGCGATCGGCTACCTCCAGGGGGTGCTGGACGCCGTCCGGCGGTGA
- a CDS encoding glycosyl hydrolase, producing MTRPRGSGHRTRRGSWAALAMAAALLASATTASTATATATVTGEGAATAGAAPRVKEPNPVLTAASFANPPAVDRPKYRWWLPVADESDAELRSQLGQIAAAGAGGAEVTAFPAPNAPGSTLHSSEPYLSTYGYGTALWSHRVQVMETEAAKDGLILDLAAGPRWPPTVPSVAGLNQPQVAQQVLYGREFDAPGSTRAGALPATLVPPPSVIRTLCGRVAAGAGTVLLDSTRNLAAGDRIALGPAGATGTATATGTDVVTVRKVGTSSPCTTLAGATGAGATRVVTATTDTNLVAGVTVTIGSGADQDTATIRSAGGTAGSTTLSAATTAGATTLVLSSVAGIEAGDTLTVDPGAAVESARVSAVDPATRQVTVRTALGAAHPPGAAVSDAGQDLTFTTALAHAHAAGERIVAPGTGVTVTPVGAAHAVGERAVDTAAEELVAVEVAQCATACDASTAPVSLDRSSVTDVTGKLDARGGLSYTFPQGNGRPWVVLDFYQTADGQAATNVSPTGSAYVLDHLSADGATALTDFWDRNILADPAVKDAIARTARTAGTPAIFEDSLELSDELTWTWDFPDRFRQSRGYSVDQALPALAGFDARRVSGHPVAFTYSDGQSARMVRDYEQTFSDLYGNRYLTALESWAEANGLTVRAQAYGAPIDAAEADTHVGIPEGEGFEFNGKNPDQDFKVIAAGADRTGATIVSGECCAIKTQVWATTAAQNLTSEVYVDMAGGDNQIVWHGMPYPTAPAGSGAGSVWPGFSYGGNTSFSEAWGPRMPQWRDARALNDDIARMSLVLRQGRPSYDVGVYYQNVGLAGQAYDDPASVVKNTSAMAAAGYTYGYADSAFLTDASKDYRDGVLFPGASDYHALVLDDPRSLKAADATQILALARAGLPVVVIGPAAPAAMATPGYDAGPADRSVQADWNALYALAGEDGATAKAAGHHVVRVDAEAAVPGALARLGITPAAAHTGDPTSGALLDVRRDDGATQYYYLYNNSARAVDQRLTLTGKGTPYALNTWTGAVTPLAQYAASGGAVTLDVRLGAHDATVVAVSTDTGKFGTGPGPVAATATTADRAVFDAGGGLAIESSRPGTFRTTLSDGRTAGTAITDVPAASTLANWQLTVDSWTPGRTGAPGDTAHTTIGPIAVSADPGTGALPAWTAVTKAAGHPVDLQDVAGTADYTTHLTLPPGWTGGRHAFLDLGRVTDTAEVTVNGTALPPVDFADPSRIDLGNALRSGDNTLTVHVATPLVNAVRVAPGTGASGRTRTGNGLLGPVVLTPYGRAAVTTG from the coding sequence GTGACCAGACCACGAGGCAGCGGGCACCGGACCCGGCGCGGTTCCTGGGCGGCACTGGCCATGGCGGCCGCGCTGCTCGCCTCCGCGACGACGGCGAGCACGGCCACGGCCACGGCCACGGTTACGGGCGAGGGCGCCGCCACGGCCGGTGCCGCGCCCCGGGTGAAGGAGCCCAACCCCGTGCTCACCGCAGCCTCGTTCGCGAACCCGCCGGCGGTGGACCGGCCGAAGTACCGCTGGTGGCTGCCGGTCGCCGACGAGTCGGACGCCGAACTGCGGTCCCAGCTCGGGCAGATCGCCGCGGCCGGCGCCGGCGGCGCGGAGGTGACGGCCTTCCCGGCCCCCAACGCCCCCGGAAGCACCCTGCACAGCAGCGAGCCGTACCTGTCGACGTACGGCTACGGCACCGCCCTGTGGTCGCACCGGGTGCAGGTGATGGAGACGGAGGCGGCGAAGGACGGGCTGATCCTGGACCTCGCCGCCGGCCCGAGGTGGCCGCCGACCGTGCCGAGCGTCGCCGGCCTCAACCAGCCGCAGGTGGCCCAGCAGGTCCTCTACGGGCGGGAGTTCGACGCGCCCGGCAGCACCCGGGCGGGCGCCCTGCCGGCCACGCTCGTGCCGCCGCCGTCGGTGATCAGGACGCTGTGCGGCCGGGTCGCCGCGGGCGCCGGCACGGTCCTGCTCGACTCGACGCGGAACCTCGCCGCCGGGGACCGGATCGCGCTCGGCCCGGCCGGCGCCACCGGGACGGCTACCGCCACCGGGACCGACGTGGTGACCGTGCGGAAGGTGGGCACCTCCTCCCCGTGCACCACCCTCGCCGGCGCCACCGGTGCGGGCGCGACCAGGGTGGTGACGGCGACCACCGACACCAATCTGGTCGCGGGCGTGACCGTGACGATCGGGTCGGGCGCCGACCAGGACACCGCGACGATCAGATCAGCGGGCGGCACGGCCGGCAGCACCACGCTGTCGGCCGCGACCACGGCCGGCGCGACCACGCTCGTGCTGTCCTCCGTCGCCGGGATCGAGGCCGGCGACACCCTCACCGTGGACCCGGGCGCCGCCGTCGAGTCCGCGCGGGTGTCGGCCGTCGATCCGGCCACCAGGCAGGTCACCGTCCGCACCGCGCTGGGCGCCGCGCACCCGCCCGGTGCCGCGGTGAGCGACGCCGGGCAGGACCTCACCTTCACCACCGCCCTGGCACACGCCCACGCGGCGGGCGAGCGGATCGTCGCACCCGGCACCGGCGTCACGGTCACCCCGGTGGGAGCCGCGCACGCCGTCGGCGAGCGGGCGGTGGACACCGCCGCGGAGGAACTCGTCGCGGTCGAGGTCGCGCAGTGTGCCACTGCCTGCGACGCCTCCACCGCGCCGGTCTCCCTGGACCGCTCCTCGGTGACCGACGTCACCGGGAAGCTCGACGCCCGGGGCGGGTTGAGCTACACGTTCCCGCAGGGCAACGGCCGTCCGTGGGTGGTGCTGGACTTCTACCAGACCGCCGACGGCCAGGCCGCGACCAACGTCTCGCCGACCGGTTCCGCGTACGTCCTGGACCACCTGTCGGCGGACGGCGCGACCGCCCTCACCGACTTCTGGGACCGGAACATCCTCGCCGACCCGGCGGTCAAGGACGCCATCGCGCGGACCGCCCGCACCGCCGGCACCCCGGCGATCTTCGAGGACTCGCTGGAGCTGTCCGACGAGCTCACCTGGACCTGGGACTTCCCCGACCGGTTCCGGCAGTCGCGCGGCTACTCCGTCGACCAGGCGCTGCCCGCGCTGGCCGGCTTCGACGCCCGCCGGGTGAGCGGCCACCCGGTCGCGTTCACCTACAGCGACGGCCAGAGCGCCCGCATGGTCAGGGACTACGAACAGACCTTCAGCGACCTGTACGGCAACCGCTACCTGACCGCGCTGGAGAGCTGGGCCGAGGCCAACGGCCTGACCGTCAGGGCGCAGGCGTACGGCGCCCCGATCGACGCCGCCGAGGCAGACACGCACGTCGGCATCCCCGAGGGCGAGGGCTTCGAGTTCAACGGCAAGAACCCCGACCAGGACTTCAAGGTCATCGCGGCGGGCGCCGACCGCACCGGCGCGACCATCGTGTCCGGCGAGTGCTGCGCGATCAAGACGCAGGTCTGGGCCACCACCGCCGCGCAGAACCTGACCAGCGAGGTCTACGTCGACATGGCCGGCGGCGACAACCAGATCGTCTGGCACGGCATGCCCTACCCGACCGCCCCGGCCGGCTCGGGCGCCGGGTCGGTCTGGCCCGGCTTCAGCTACGGCGGCAACACCAGCTTCTCCGAGGCGTGGGGCCCGCGGATGCCGCAGTGGCGCGACGCCCGGGCGCTCAACGACGACATCGCCCGCATGTCCCTGGTGCTGCGCCAGGGCAGGCCCAGTTACGACGTCGGCGTCTACTACCAGAACGTGGGCCTGGCGGGTCAGGCGTACGACGACCCGGCGAGCGTCGTCAAGAACACCTCGGCAATGGCGGCGGCCGGCTACACCTACGGCTACGCGGACTCCGCCTTCCTCACCGACGCGTCGAAGGACTACCGCGACGGCGTGCTCTTCCCCGGGGCGTCGGACTACCACGCCCTGGTCCTCGACGACCCCCGGTCGCTGAAGGCCGCCGACGCCACCCAGATCCTCGCGCTCGCCCGGGCGGGCCTGCCCGTGGTCGTCATCGGCCCGGCCGCGCCGGCGGCGATGGCCACCCCCGGATACGACGCCGGCCCGGCCGACCGGAGCGTCCAGGCGGACTGGAACGCCCTCTACGCCCTGGCCGGCGAGGACGGCGCGACCGCGAAGGCGGCCGGGCACCATGTGGTGCGGGTGGATGCGGAGGCGGCCGTGCCCGGCGCGCTGGCGCGCCTGGGCATCACCCCGGCCGCCGCGCACACCGGCGACCCCACCAGCGGCGCCCTCCTGGACGTCCGCCGCGACGACGGCGCCACGCAGTACTACTACCTGTACAACAACTCGGCCCGGGCGGTGGACCAGCGCCTCACCCTCACCGGCAAGGGGACGCCCTACGCGCTGAACACGTGGACCGGGGCCGTCACCCCGCTCGCGCAGTACGCCGCGTCCGGCGGCGCGGTCACGCTCGACGTGCGGCTCGGCGCCCACGACGCCACGGTGGTCGCCGTGAGCACCGACACCGGGAAGTTCGGCACCGGTCCCGGCCCGGTCGCCGCCACCGCCACGACCGCCGACCGGGCGGTCTTCGACGCCGGCGGAGGCCTGGCGATCGAGTCGAGCCGCCCGGGCACGTTCCGCACCACGCTGTCCGACGGCCGTACGGCCGGCACCGCCATCACCGACGTGCCGGCGGCCAGCACCCTCGCGAACTGGCAGCTGACCGTGGACAGTTGGACCCCGGGCCGGACCGGCGCGCCCGGCGACACCGCCCACACCACGATCGGCCCGATCGCCGTCAGCGCCGACCCGGGCACCGGCGCGCTGCCCGCCTGGACCGCCGTCACCAAGGCGGCCGGCCACCCCGTCGACCTCCAGGACGTCGCCGGCACCGCCGACTACACCACCCACCTGACCCTGCCGCCGGGTTGGACCGGCGGCCGGCACGCCTTCCTCGACCTCGGCCGCGTCACCGACACCGCCGAGGTCACCGTCAACGGCACGGCGCTGCCACCGGTGGACTTCGCCGACCCGTCCCGGATCGACCTCGGCAACGCGCTGAGGAGCGGGGACAACACCCTCACCGTGCATGTCGCCACCCCGCTGGTCAACGCCGTCCGGGTCGCCCCCGGCACCGGCGCGAGCGGCCGGACCCGCACCGGCAACGGCCTGCTCGGCCCCGTGGTCCTCACGCCGTACGGCCGGGCCGCCGTCACCACCGGATGA
- a CDS encoding SulP family inorganic anion transporter: protein MPVRPRGLPRPPWLSPNVFRVEVLAGLVVGLALIPEAISFSVIAGVDPKVGLFAACTMAMVIAFVGGRPAMISASTGAVALVVAPVVRHHGLGYLIATVILAGVFQIVLGSLGVAKLMRFVPRSVMVGFVNALGILLFTAQIPNLHDVPWAVYPLVVAGLAMMVFFPRLTKAVPAPLVSIVILTVVTVAAGISVPTVGDKGRLPSSLPAPGLPDVPFDPHTLTVIAPYALAMALVGLMETLMTAKLVDDITDTPSNKTRESIGQGVANIVTGLFGGMGGCAMIGQTMINVKNGARTRLSTFLAGFFLLILCIVLGPVVSRIPMAALVAVMVLVSVGTFDWHSVRPATLKRMPIGETTVMVVTVAVVVATGNLSIGVVVGTVLAMVIFARRVARLTDVTAVVDPDGASVVYAVTGQLFFASANDLVARFDYAGDPDRVVIDLSGARVWDASSVAALDAITTRYAGRGKAVEIVGLDEHSARMHGDLSGALTGGH, encoded by the coding sequence GTGCCCGTGCGCCCGCGCGGCCTGCCCCGGCCGCCCTGGCTGTCCCCGAACGTCTTCCGGGTGGAGGTGCTGGCCGGCCTGGTGGTCGGACTGGCGCTGATCCCCGAGGCGATCTCGTTCTCCGTGATCGCCGGTGTGGACCCCAAGGTCGGGCTCTTCGCGGCCTGCACGATGGCGATGGTCATCGCGTTCGTCGGCGGGCGGCCGGCGATGATCTCCGCCTCCACCGGCGCCGTCGCGCTGGTCGTGGCACCGGTCGTCCGCCACCACGGGCTCGGCTACCTCATCGCGACGGTGATCCTGGCCGGCGTCTTCCAGATCGTGCTGGGCTCGCTCGGGGTGGCCAAGCTGATGCGGTTCGTGCCGCGTTCGGTGATGGTGGGCTTCGTCAACGCGCTGGGCATCCTGCTGTTCACCGCACAGATCCCCAACCTCCATGACGTGCCCTGGGCGGTGTATCCGCTGGTCGTCGCGGGGCTGGCGATGATGGTGTTCTTCCCGCGCCTGACGAAGGCGGTGCCCGCGCCGCTGGTGTCCATCGTGATCCTGACGGTGGTCACGGTGGCGGCGGGGATCTCGGTGCCGACGGTCGGCGACAAGGGCAGGCTGCCGTCGTCGCTGCCTGCGCCGGGGCTGCCGGACGTACCGTTCGACCCGCACACGCTGACCGTGATCGCGCCCTACGCGCTGGCGATGGCACTGGTCGGCCTGATGGAGACGCTGATGACCGCCAAGCTCGTGGACGACATCACCGACACCCCCTCCAACAAGACCCGCGAGTCCATCGGGCAGGGCGTCGCCAACATCGTCACCGGGCTCTTCGGCGGTATGGGCGGCTGCGCGATGATCGGCCAGACCATGATCAACGTCAAGAACGGCGCCCGGACCCGGCTGTCCACGTTCCTGGCGGGGTTCTTCCTGCTGATCCTGTGCATCGTCCTCGGGCCGGTGGTCTCCCGCATCCCGATGGCCGCGCTGGTCGCGGTGATGGTGCTGGTGTCGGTCGGCACCTTCGACTGGCACTCCGTCAGGCCCGCCACGCTGAAGCGGATGCCGATCGGCGAGACCACCGTGATGGTCGTCACCGTCGCCGTGGTCGTGGCCACCGGCAACCTGTCGATCGGTGTCGTGGTCGGCACGGTCCTCGCCATGGTGATCTTCGCCCGCCGGGTCGCCCGACTCACCGACGTCACCGCGGTCGTCGACCCCGACGGGGCGAGCGTCGTCTACGCCGTCACCGGCCAGCTCTTCTTCGCCTCCGCCAACGACCTGGTGGCCCGGTTCGACTACGCCGGCGACCCCGACCGGGTCGTCATCGACCTCAGCGGTGCCCGCGTCTGGGACGCCTCCTCCGTCGCGGCCCTGGACGCGATCACCACCAGGTACGCGGGCCGCGGCAAGGCCGTGGAGATCGTCGGGCTCGACGAGCACAGCGCCCGGATGCACGGCGACCTCAGCGGCGCGCTCACCGGCGGCCACTGA
- a CDS encoding MerR family transcriptional regulator — protein MDSRHMQIGEVAERTELSLRTIRHYEETGLVTPSARSQGGFRLYTEADVARLMVIRRMKPLGFTLEEMRDLLAATDRLDTPAPSAAEREALLERVRAYEQTAATKIQDLRVQLARAEEFAATLRTRLEQGARP, from the coding sequence GTGGACAGCAGGCACATGCAGATCGGCGAGGTGGCCGAACGGACCGAGCTGTCCCTGCGGACCATCCGGCACTACGAGGAGACCGGCCTGGTCACCCCCTCCGCCCGGTCCCAGGGCGGCTTCCGCCTCTACACCGAAGCCGACGTCGCCCGCCTGATGGTCATCCGCCGGATGAAGCCGCTCGGCTTCACCCTGGAGGAGATGCGCGACCTGCTGGCGGCCACCGACCGCCTGGACACCCCGGCCCCCTCCGCCGCCGAGCGCGAAGCCCTGCTCGAACGCGTCAGGGCGTACGAGCAGACCGCCGCGACGAAGATCCAGGACCTGCGGGTCCAGTTGGCCCGGGCCGAGGAGTTCGCCGCCACCCTCCGCACCCGGCTGGAGCAGGGCGCCCGCCCCTGA